A window of Bacillus solimangrovi contains these coding sequences:
- a CDS encoding phosphatase PAP2 family protein, producing MEMNTQTTVKNKRQVLHHFGYFALCMISLAIFMIVASVIQQSEEVAFDTAIRNIFVIEDKQSLLYFMFAKITWLGNKPGVISLLVLMTAWLIWRYRDLKGTILLITTVILQNEFNKLLKDYFQRERPLIDPAIDAIGHSFPSGHAMTGLLAYGLATYLLVVNIKSIKAKYIVGLIGICLALTIGFSRIVLSAHYPTDVITGHSLGVFSLIVSIYLYNWLSTLSLKRE from the coding sequence ATGGAAATGAATACACAGACAACGGTAAAAAATAAACGACAAGTTCTTCATCATTTCGGTTATTTTGCGTTATGTATGATTTCACTTGCAATATTCATGATTGTTGCTTCTGTTATACAGCAATCCGAAGAAGTTGCGTTTGACACGGCAATTAGAAATATATTTGTTATAGAAGATAAACAATCATTGTTATACTTTATGTTTGCCAAAATTACATGGCTAGGTAACAAGCCAGGTGTAATATCACTACTTGTATTGATGACTGCATGGTTAATTTGGAGGTATCGTGATCTGAAAGGAACAATTCTTCTAATCACAACGGTTATTCTTCAAAATGAGTTCAACAAATTACTAAAAGATTATTTTCAAAGGGAACGACCTTTAATTGATCCGGCTATAGATGCTATTGGCCATAGCTTTCCAAGTGGACATGCTATGACGGGATTGTTAGCTTATGGACTCGCTACGTACTTATTAGTAGTAAATATTAAATCAATAAAAGCAAAATACATTGTAGGGTTAATTGGAATCTGTCTGGCTTTAACAATTGGTTTTAGTCGTATAGTTTTGTCAGCACATTATCCCACTGATGTCATCACAGGTCATTCACTAGGGGTATTTTCACTAATCGTCTCTATATATTTATATAATTGGTTATCGACATTGTCATTAAAAAGAGAATAA
- a CDS encoding glycerophosphodiester phosphodiesterase: MEVVVQKGKKRTKFTKSILIGLISFILLFIIINFIPVKKHDDNDFIRIGSSSPDIIAHRGGAGIAPENTLEAFTLSESLGVDILEFDVRLSKDGQVIVIHDESIDRTTNGKGNVSDYTIEKLKSFDAGYQFVGPDGSYPYRGKGITIPLLTEVLESFDHMPMVIELKENDTELADKFADIINHYNMENKVIVSSFYDEIANYFYDITNGRVAISTASKTTKNFVILNELFLGNIYPLKEKAMQLPTHSSIFDLTTKRLIDSAHERNIAVQYWTINDTDMMEFLLEQGADGIMTDYPNKAIHLLRQKGVDE, from the coding sequence GTGGAGGTTGTGGTACAAAAGGGAAAAAAGAGGACAAAGTTTACAAAAAGTATATTAATAGGTCTTATCTCTTTCATTTTGTTATTTATTATTATCAATTTTATTCCAGTTAAAAAGCACGACGATAATGACTTTATACGTATTGGTAGTAGCTCTCCTGATATAATTGCACATCGAGGGGGGGCAGGAATCGCTCCTGAAAATACACTGGAAGCGTTTACACTTTCTGAGTCATTAGGTGTAGATATATTGGAGTTTGATGTCAGGCTTTCGAAAGACGGACAAGTGATTGTCATTCACGACGAATCAATTGATCGGACGACTAACGGAAAAGGTAACGTGTCAGACTATACGATAGAAAAACTGAAATCATTTGATGCAGGTTATCAGTTTGTAGGACCTGATGGCTCATACCCATATAGAGGGAAGGGGATTACAATTCCTCTATTAACAGAAGTGCTTGAATCGTTCGACCATATGCCTATGGTAATCGAATTAAAAGAAAATGATACAGAGTTAGCAGATAAGTTTGCTGATATTATTAACCATTATAATATGGAAAACAAAGTGATAGTCAGCTCATTTTATGACGAAATTGCGAATTATTTTTATGATATAACTAATGGTAGGGTAGCAATTAGTACAGCAAGTAAAACTACTAAAAATTTTGTCATTTTAAACGAGTTATTTTTAGGAAATATCTATCCTTTGAAGGAAAAAGCAATGCAACTACCTACTCACTCAAGTATATTTGATCTAACTACAAAAAGATTAATAGACTCAGCTCATGAAAGAAACATAGCCGTACAATACTGGACAATTAATGATACAGATATGATGGAGTTTTTACTTGAACAAGGTGCTGACGGAATAATGACGGATTATCCAAACAAAGCAATTCATTTATTAAGGCAAAAAGGAGTGGATGAATAA
- a CDS encoding DUF4085 family protein: MKYFTREWYNEMTLMGFFIFPETIEEWEEYKLGFGSESDYIEDCREELDIRKEDLLKYLPKSFHPYIINGTLNSTYPSPELKMMIEGWLRDTREKIDDVFTEYNSHFESIKSLIPTNARKIHEIRMHDSRVLEFNRNNSNFEMTFNDRDLKFTFIDTHKLSIPDNLLGRYWLYNELYPVENGFELRVLFDDMSELLLIADDVLIDHSY, translated from the coding sequence TTGAAGTATTTCACAAGAGAATGGTATAACGAAATGACATTAATGGGTTTCTTTATTTTTCCTGAAACAATTGAAGAATGGGAAGAATATAAATTGGGGTTCGGCAGTGAAAGTGATTATATAGAAGATTGTCGGGAAGAGTTAGATATACGAAAAGAGGATTTGCTGAAATATCTTCCTAAGTCATTTCATCCATATATTATTAATGGGACACTAAATTCTACATATCCATCACCTGAGCTTAAAATGATGATAGAAGGTTGGTTGAGAGATACAAGAGAAAAAATAGATGATGTCTTTACAGAGTATAACAGCCATTTTGAATCAATAAAAAGCTTGATACCAACAAATGCTCGGAAAATTCATGAAATCAGAATGCACGACTCAAGGGTTTTAGAGTTTAATAGAAATAATTCGAATTTTGAAATGACATTCAATGATCGTGATTTGAAATTTACCTTCATCGATACTCATAAACTATCTATTCCTGACAATTTATTAGGGAGATACTGGCTTTATAATGAGCTGTATCCTGTGGAAAACGGATTTGAATTACGTGTTTTATTCGATGACATGAGTGAGTTACTACTTATAGCAGATGATGTGTTGATTGATCATAGTTATTAA